A genomic segment from Candidatus Effluviviaceae Genus I sp. encodes:
- a CDS encoding BatA domain-containing protein, translated as MNLTFLNAGFLFAGLAALVPLVIHLISRRKVETVDFSSLRFLKELERKRIRRVRLRQILLLVVRSLVLLCAALALARPTLRGAHAGGAHARTSVAIVLDDSASMSRDGQDGRPLFDAAVAAARGIAGLLAEGDQAFLVTAGVPPRSVLPGGTFGREALKAAVDGVRVGAAATDYPAALALARDLLAGARNLNREIYVIGDMQRSGWRLATAGAESARAPDAAGPRTYCLPVAGPESNLSVVVTGVERAYGGTRGLHTISAEVRNHGRRRATVPVRLFLDDAQVGQAGVDVGPGESSPVGFAVAVDGARWHAWRVEIPPDAFAGDNEAYLAIPATERVEVLVVEPDGADARGDGHYLRLALDPTGRGERFSPVGVAASALAGQDRGRFPVVVFADAGRLPGSGLEWTERHLADGGGALFVLGRRTDARFWNTGPLSSVTGVTLTVPFERSSGARLAPAGEGHPILDGLVFGGRLIDDVAVRRGFEATLAGAEEIL; from the coding sequence GTGAACCTCACCTTCCTGAACGCCGGGTTTCTGTTCGCCGGGCTTGCCGCGCTCGTCCCGCTCGTCATCCATCTGATCAGCCGGCGGAAGGTCGAGACGGTCGACTTCAGCTCGCTTCGGTTCCTGAAGGAACTGGAGCGGAAGCGCATCCGACGTGTCCGGCTGCGGCAGATCCTCCTGCTCGTCGTGCGGTCGCTCGTGCTCCTCTGCGCGGCGCTCGCGCTCGCGCGGCCGACCCTCCGCGGCGCGCACGCGGGCGGCGCGCACGCCCGGACGTCGGTGGCCATCGTGCTCGACGACAGCGCGAGCATGTCGCGCGACGGGCAGGACGGCCGCCCGCTCTTCGACGCCGCGGTCGCCGCCGCGCGCGGGATCGCCGGCCTCCTCGCCGAGGGCGACCAGGCGTTTCTCGTCACGGCCGGCGTCCCGCCGCGCTCCGTGCTGCCCGGGGGCACCTTCGGCCGCGAGGCGCTCAAGGCCGCCGTCGACGGCGTGCGCGTCGGCGCGGCGGCGACCGACTACCCGGCCGCCCTCGCGCTCGCGCGCGACCTCCTCGCCGGAGCGCGCAACCTCAACCGCGAGATCTACGTCATCGGCGACATGCAGCGGAGCGGGTGGCGTCTCGCGACGGCCGGCGCGGAGTCGGCCCGGGCGCCGGATGCGGCGGGGCCGAGGACCTACTGCCTTCCCGTCGCCGGCCCCGAGAGCAACCTCAGCGTCGTCGTCACCGGCGTGGAGCGCGCGTACGGGGGCACGCGGGGGCTTCACACGATCTCGGCCGAGGTGAGGAACCACGGCCGGCGGCGGGCAACGGTGCCGGTCAGGCTCTTCCTCGACGACGCGCAGGTCGGTCAGGCGGGCGTTGACGTGGGGCCCGGGGAGTCGTCCCCGGTCGGCTTCGCCGTGGCCGTCGACGGGGCTCGGTGGCACGCGTGGCGCGTGGAGATCCCGCCCGACGCCTTCGCGGGCGACAACGAGGCGTACCTCGCGATCCCTGCGACAGAGCGCGTCGAGGTGCTCGTCGTGGAGCCCGACGGCGCCGACGCGCGTGGCGACGGCCACTACCTTCGGCTGGCGCTGGACCCGACCGGCCGCGGCGAGCGCTTCTCTCCCGTGGGGGTCGCCGCGTCGGCGCTCGCGGGCCAGGACCGCGGACGGTTCCCGGTCGTCGTCTTCGCGGACGCCGGCAGGCTGCCGGGGTCCGGACTCGAGTGGACCGAGCGGCATCTCGCCGACGGCGGCGGCGCGCTCTTCGTTCTCGGGCGAAGGACGGACGCGAGGTTCTGGAACACCGGCCCGCTCTCGTCCGTCACGGGCGTGACGCTCACGGTCCCCTTCGAACGCTCGAGCGGCGCGCGGCTCGCTCCGGCGGGCGAGGGGCATCCGATCCTCGACGGGCTCGTGTTCGGCGGACGCTTGATCGACGACGTGGCCGTGCGCCGCGGGTTCGAGGCGACGCTCGCCGGCGCGGAGGAGATCCTC